The following are from one region of the Leptospira selangorensis genome:
- the mpl36 gene encoding RlpA family plasminogen-binding lipoprotein MPL36 yields the protein MKQIAAIFALITVTACASSETRRSISASGDPSEIFFEKEIVPMDQESKRDLVLAKNSSASRGLDDLLADNKPVKATTPSRQQSGSNGEFDEVGYSSWYGPKFHGKPTASGEIFDKTKLTAAHPSLPLGSVVRVKNLENDKEVLVKVNDRGPFVKDRIIDLSEKAAENLEFKDVGIARVGLTVVSKGGAAGESEDMEGLEDEEALLKENKPERLTPKKAVTPAPLVKGAPKGQTVQVGVFRNSRLAEDYRKNLSAEYGEKVYLFERDGMFVLQMGDFMDRAKADLLKSKLKEDGVDCFIPKK from the coding sequence ATGAAACAGATAGCCGCTATCTTCGCGTTGATAACAGTCACTGCTTGTGCTTCTTCCGAAACAAGAAGAAGTATCAGCGCGTCCGGAGATCCTTCCGAAATATTTTTTGAAAAAGAAATCGTTCCAATGGACCAAGAGTCCAAAAGGGATTTGGTTCTGGCTAAGAATTCTTCCGCATCTAGAGGATTGGATGATCTTCTTGCGGATAATAAGCCTGTAAAAGCCACAACTCCTTCCAGACAACAATCAGGTTCTAATGGAGAATTCGACGAGGTCGGATATTCTTCTTGGTATGGTCCTAAATTTCATGGCAAGCCAACTGCAAGCGGAGAAATTTTCGACAAAACAAAACTGACTGCAGCGCACCCAAGCCTTCCTTTAGGTTCAGTGGTTCGAGTGAAAAATCTGGAAAATGATAAAGAAGTTTTAGTAAAAGTAAACGACCGTGGACCTTTCGTAAAAGATAGGATCATCGATCTTTCTGAAAAAGCAGCCGAGAACTTGGAATTCAAAGATGTAGGAATTGCAAGAGTTGGGCTTACTGTAGTAAGTAAAGGTGGAGCAGCTGGAGAGTCGGAAGACATGGAAGGTTTGGAAGACGAAGAAGCTCTTCTTAAAGAGAACAAACCTGAAAGACTGACTCCTAAAAAAGCTGTGACCCCGGCTCCGTTAGTAAAGGGAGCTCCTAAAGGACAAACTGTCCAGGTAGGAGTTTTCAGAAACAGCAGACTCGCTGAAGACTACAGAAAAAATCTTTCTGCAGAATATGGTGAGAAAGTATATCTTTTCGAAAGAGACGGTATGTTTGTCCTTCAGATGGGTGATTTTATGGATCGCGCAAAAGCGGACCTTCTAAAATCCAAATTGAAAGAAGACGGAGTGGATTGTTTTATCCCTAAAAAATAA
- a CDS encoding tetratricopeptide repeat protein: MTEADIKRKFNEALKLEKEGKISQAAKVYSEILGMNPKFQKAYLNLGALYSRTGDSENAIKTYQKALELGKTTELYYNLGVELYRLGSLDAAVKALKGSLELNKKYLNSHLLLAYCYKQLDRPDKSELYLKNAIKLDPKNKTAYAALATIYFDTEKWEQALAAANVAIQINPNDPRMEILMTEIHVKLGNYKQSFETLKKVTSTAQGFVQFNDSIKQAKQKPKPEEKVFFDNLEVLTRKKLDEFKNKLTLSKESPQDFEAPEAQDALDLSLMYLFHGDSERALKYLLYAQKNLQENPTSENG, from the coding sequence ATGACCGAGGCCGATATCAAACGAAAGTTCAACGAGGCTTTAAAACTCGAAAAAGAAGGGAAAATCTCCCAGGCGGCCAAGGTATATTCTGAAATTTTGGGAATGAACCCCAAGTTCCAAAAAGCATACCTAAACCTTGGTGCACTTTATTCTCGTACCGGCGACTCTGAGAATGCAATCAAGACCTATCAAAAGGCGCTCGAACTTGGAAAAACCACTGAACTTTATTATAACCTCGGCGTGGAGCTATATCGACTCGGAAGTTTGGATGCTGCGGTTAAGGCTCTCAAAGGTTCTCTTGAGTTAAATAAAAAATATCTAAACTCTCATCTTCTTCTCGCTTATTGTTATAAACAATTGGATCGTCCGGATAAGTCCGAACTTTATCTCAAGAATGCGATCAAATTAGATCCTAAAAATAAAACTGCTTATGCAGCACTTGCCACCATCTATTTTGATACTGAAAAATGGGAACAAGCATTGGCGGCTGCAAATGTAGCAATTCAGATCAATCCGAATGATCCTAGAATGGAAATCCTAATGACGGAGATCCATGTTAAACTTGGAAATTATAAACAGTCATTCGAAACTCTTAAGAAGGTAACTTCAACTGCTCAAGGGTTTGTGCAGTTCAATGACTCGATTAAACAAGCAAAACAAAAGCCTAAACCTGAAGAGAAAGTATTCTTTGATAATCTAGAAGTTTTAACCCGAAAAAAATTGGATGAATTTAAGAATAAACTCACTCTATCTAAGGAAAGTCCGCAGGATTTCGAAGCTCCTGAAGCACAGGACGCGCTTGATCTTTCTCTTATGTATTTGTTTCATGGAGATTCAGAGCGGGCCTTAAAGTATTTATTATATGCGCAGAAAAACCTACAGGAAAATCCCACTTCTGAAAACGGTTAA
- the folP gene encoding dihydropteroate synthase: MESDVPNRIQGEIFPPKPILFGVLNITSDSFSDGGKYLREDLALAKAKSLIEEGADVIDIGAQSSNVKAEPISEKVEWDRMKEIISELKKEKVAISIDTFRPYVIRKALETGVDYINNIRGFVDPESLDLLREINDKHTKFVAMFSQDHSIKASELSDLKPETVVPLVLEFFRERTKFFETLGLADRLILDPGMGFFLSPDYKVSFAVLSKITEILSEFPNLMVSVTKKSFLGNALGGLPVEDRIIPTAISETYLWSKGVPMIRTHSPKTFLLAMRTWEMSHGVYSPQRGLQE, from the coding sequence ATGGAATCGGACGTTCCGAACAGAATCCAGGGAGAAATTTTCCCTCCAAAACCGATCCTATTCGGGGTTTTGAACATAACCAGTGACTCTTTTTCGGATGGGGGAAAGTATCTACGCGAGGACCTGGCTTTAGCCAAGGCAAAGTCTCTAATAGAAGAAGGTGCAGATGTCATCGATATCGGGGCCCAATCTTCCAACGTAAAAGCAGAGCCCATTTCTGAAAAGGTTGAATGGGATCGAATGAAAGAGATCATCTCCGAGCTTAAAAAGGAGAAGGTCGCAATTTCTATAGATACATTCAGACCTTACGTAATTCGAAAGGCATTAGAAACAGGCGTAGATTATATCAATAATATCAGAGGTTTTGTAGATCCGGAAAGTTTGGATTTACTAAGAGAAATAAACGATAAGCACACAAAGTTTGTGGCTATGTTTTCTCAGGATCATTCTATCAAGGCTTCCGAACTCTCAGATCTAAAACCGGAGACAGTAGTGCCTCTTGTTTTGGAATTTTTCAGAGAGAGAACTAAATTTTTCGAAACTTTAGGATTAGCAGATCGTTTGATCTTGGATCCCGGTATGGGATTTTTTCTAAGTCCGGATTATAAGGTAAGTTTCGCAGTTCTTTCTAAAATTACTGAAATCCTTTCCGAGTTTCCGAATCTAATGGTTTCGGTTACTAAAAAGTCTTTTTTAGGAAATGCTTTAGGCGGTTTGCCTGTAGAAGATAGAATTATTCCGACTGCGATCTCTGAAACTTATCTTTGGTCCAAAGGAGTTCCTATGATCAGAACTCATTCTCCCAAAACTTTTTTACTAGCGATGAGAACCTGGGAAATGTCTCACGGAGTCTATAGTCCGCAACGCGGGCTTCAGGAGTGA
- a CDS encoding tetratricopeptide repeat protein codes for MRRKTYRKIPLLKTVNLFLLPFLLFFSCLYPVRNNEQIENDPMFLYLPATDYTREKVDSVKSPWEAKTHRGKAILAPDKNNLGILFVRFSLIDDAEEEFLSSQKLLSNNPVPALNLLRLYYLVDDISEAKKFLQTFLKQSPPIERKKFENLLIEAQREEELVIFRDALSTIPGQEVFAWEGLAEYFFSKQEWSKSYYYLEKILQQSPFHKNARGLMLKMAHILEKWDDVLVFGLSLSGTGERVPELEYYIAHAYCEKRRYAEALDWINKTPESEKESLVFLELWKLSLLSKNPKADVSPLLPYFRKLKSKGLQFTEEEFFPTLTPEGKETMDRIRYGR; via the coding sequence ATGCGCAGAAAAACCTACAGGAAAATCCCACTTCTGAAAACGGTTAATCTTTTTCTTTTACCATTTCTTTTATTCTTCTCCTGCTTATATCCAGTCAGAAATAACGAACAGATCGAAAACGATCCTATGTTTTTATATCTTCCCGCTACAGATTATACAAGGGAGAAGGTAGACTCAGTAAAAAGTCCCTGGGAAGCAAAAACCCATAGGGGAAAAGCAATCCTTGCTCCGGACAAAAATAATCTTGGCATTTTATTCGTTAGATTCTCTCTCATCGATGATGCGGAAGAAGAATTTCTAAGTTCACAAAAACTTCTATCCAATAACCCCGTCCCGGCGCTCAACCTATTACGTTTATATTATCTAGTAGATGATATTTCTGAAGCTAAAAAATTCCTGCAAACATTCCTAAAACAATCTCCGCCGATCGAACGTAAAAAATTTGAGAACCTTCTTATAGAAGCACAAAGAGAAGAAGAACTTGTGATTTTTAGAGATGCACTTTCAACAATTCCAGGCCAAGAAGTATTTGCATGGGAAGGATTGGCAGAATACTTTTTCTCGAAACAAGAATGGTCCAAAAGTTATTATTATTTGGAGAAGATCCTACAACAAAGCCCATTCCATAAAAATGCAAGAGGCCTAATGTTGAAGATGGCCCATATCTTAGAAAAATGGGATGATGTTTTAGTTTTCGGATTGAGCTTGAGCGGAACCGGAGAAAGAGTTCCGGAATTAGAATATTATATTGCTCATGCTTATTGTGAGAAAAGAAGATATGCGGAAGCATTGGACTGGATCAACAAAACACCGGAATCCGAAAAAGAATCTTTGGTATTTTTAGAATTATGGAAACTTTCTCTACTTTCCAAAAATCCTAAGGCGGATGTTTCTCCACTTCTTCCTTATTTTAGAAAATTGAAATCTAAAGGATTACAATTCACTGAAGAGGAATTTTTTCCTACTTTGACTCCGGAAGGAAAAGAAACAATGGATCGAATTCGTTACGGACGATAA
- a CDS encoding dicarboxylate/amino acid:cation symporter has protein sequence MSADSNRNLPNVIRFLPLEKLWFRVLLGLASGLLAGLYLSPENSLVAQEISKPVISWLGLPGHFFLILLQIIMIPLVFCSIVLGIHAGETLDNLKSFGLKAFLYFVFTTILAVSIGMILASTIKPGSFVDPAGIPRVQVPNKVSESSGTVSLEKVPELILSVLPRNPFQTFANGDMLGVVLLALLVGIALLSIEQQSAAYVLPVFQAIFKTSMIFVQWAMKIAPFAVFGLIAQITAKIGLKVLLSLGVYFLTVLGGLVLVLIMYSIILILATRKSPIWFFKQAGEVQLLAFSTSSSAAVLPFSLKTGIEKMGVSRKIAEFILPLGATVNMDGTALYQAVATVFLAQVYGIELTATNLAFVLIATVVASIGTPSTPGLGIVILASILAGVGVPTEGIGIILGVDRILDMCRTTVNVTGDLVACNVFQSIEDKKRLST, from the coding sequence ATGTCCGCCGACTCGAACCGAAACCTTCCGAATGTTATTAGATTTCTTCCTTTAGAAAAACTCTGGTTCAGAGTTTTGTTAGGTTTGGCATCCGGACTTTTAGCGGGTCTTTATCTAAGTCCTGAAAATTCATTGGTGGCCCAAGAAATTTCTAAACCTGTCATCTCGTGGCTAGGGCTTCCAGGGCATTTCTTCCTGATCTTATTGCAGATCATCATGATTCCTTTGGTGTTTTGTTCTATCGTTCTGGGAATACATGCAGGCGAAACTCTGGATAATCTGAAAAGTTTCGGATTAAAAGCATTCTTGTACTTCGTATTTACCACAATATTAGCTGTATCGATCGGAATGATCTTAGCAAGTACGATCAAACCGGGAAGTTTTGTAGATCCGGCCGGGATCCCGAGAGTACAGGTCCCAAACAAAGTATCCGAATCCTCCGGTACTGTTTCTCTGGAGAAGGTCCCTGAATTAATACTTTCAGTTCTTCCCAGAAATCCATTCCAAACATTTGCGAATGGAGATATGTTAGGCGTAGTTTTGCTCGCTCTATTAGTTGGGATTGCCCTTCTTTCTATAGAACAACAAAGCGCAGCTTATGTTCTACCTGTCTTCCAAGCAATATTCAAAACGAGTATGATATTTGTACAATGGGCCATGAAGATCGCTCCATTTGCAGTTTTCGGACTTATCGCTCAGATCACCGCTAAGATTGGGCTCAAAGTTTTATTAAGTCTTGGAGTTTATTTTCTCACAGTTTTGGGCGGCTTGGTCTTAGTGCTGATCATGTATTCCATTATACTGATTCTTGCCACGAGAAAGAGTCCTATTTGGTTTTTTAAACAAGCAGGAGAAGTGCAACTTCTTGCATTCTCCACTTCCAGTTCCGCTGCGGTCCTTCCTTTTTCATTAAAAACAGGAATAGAGAAGATGGGTGTTTCCCGGAAGATCGCAGAGTTCATTCTACCTTTGGGGGCTACAGTGAATATGGATGGGACTGCACTTTACCAAGCGGTCGCCACTGTATTCTTAGCTCAAGTATACGGGATAGAATTAACAGCGACCAATCTTGCATTTGTCCTCATCGCAACTGTTGTAGCTTCTATCGGAACTCCAAGTACTCCAGGACTTGGTATCGTGATACTCGCATCTATTTTAGCCGGTGTAGGAGTTCCTACAGAAGGAATAGGAATCATTTTGGGAGTGGACCGTATTTTGGATATGTGCAGAACCACTGTGAATGTCACGGGAGATCTGGTTGCATGTAATGTTTTCCAAAGTATCGAAGATAAGAAACGACTGAGCACCTGA
- the cysE gene encoding serine O-acetyltransferase has product MFENIKAIKKNDPAAKSYLEVILCYPGLHALWFHSLAHFLYKIKIPLFPRIINTFARFLTGIDIHPGAKIEPGIFIDHGQGVVIGETAEVAKGCLILQGVTLGGTGKESGKRHPTLKENVVVGAGAKILGNIVIEHNVRIGAGSVVLRDVPADCTVVGVPGKVVRSKVDFGKEGERMLDHGELPDPVARVFSILVEKIDTLQKEVNELYAKSNLKEKKSATKNEDDELNEFIHGGGI; this is encoded by the coding sequence TTGTTCGAAAACATCAAAGCAATTAAAAAAAACGATCCGGCAGCCAAGTCCTATTTGGAAGTCATTCTATGTTATCCGGGTTTACATGCGCTTTGGTTCCACTCCCTGGCCCACTTTTTGTATAAGATCAAAATTCCATTATTTCCTAGAATCATCAATACTTTCGCACGATTTTTGACTGGGATAGACATTCACCCGGGAGCAAAAATTGAACCTGGGATTTTTATAGATCATGGCCAAGGTGTCGTAATCGGAGAGACCGCAGAAGTAGCAAAAGGTTGTTTGATCCTACAAGGTGTGACCTTGGGCGGAACAGGTAAAGAAAGCGGGAAAAGGCATCCAACTTTAAAAGAGAATGTAGTAGTCGGAGCAGGAGCAAAAATTTTAGGAAATATCGTCATCGAACATAATGTTCGTATCGGTGCCGGTTCCGTAGTTCTTAGAGATGTGCCCGCAGATTGTACTGTCGTAGGAGTTCCCGGAAAAGTAGTACGTTCCAAAGTTGATTTTGGAAAAGAAGGAGAAAGAATGCTGGATCACGGAGAACTTCCTGATCCTGTCGCAAGAGTTTTCTCCATTCTAGTGGAAAAGATAGATACTTTGCAAAAAGAAGTGAACGAACTATACGCAAAATCCAATCTTAAAGAGAAAAAATCCGCCACAAAAAACGAAGACGATGAGCTAAACGAGTTCATCCACGGCGGCGGGATCTAA
- a CDS encoding site-2 protease family protein, with the protein MNRSSYGWNVLLFVLTFFTLTFQDDIFRLPYLNFATISEIFRVRTPYSFSLLGILFCHEMGHYLAARYYGIKSTLPYFLPVPFSPVGTMGAVIRIKEPIRNKIQLFDIGIWGPAMSLVLSIPCIVIGLYNSQLVSLAERTAILQARPELMDIHFGDSILTYLLSQKILGPFDSSLFTVEYNPLAFAGWVGLLITALNLLPFGQLDGGHVVYSLAGEGYRKWIYYLFSVFLLLSLWNYSWILWGLLIYYFIRVEHPFVPDASYPIGKFRKIFGWGMLLSFLLIFPISPITVVSSSGTKSSLGEDLWNILLEVFSK; encoded by the coding sequence TTGAACAGATCGTCTTACGGATGGAACGTGCTTCTTTTCGTTCTGACTTTTTTTACTTTAACCTTTCAAGATGATATATTCAGGCTTCCTTATCTAAACTTTGCAACGATCTCGGAGATATTTCGAGTCAGAACTCCTTACTCATTTTCTCTTCTTGGAATTCTATTTTGCCATGAGATGGGGCATTACTTGGCCGCCAGGTATTATGGAATCAAATCAACTCTTCCTTATTTTTTACCGGTTCCATTTTCTCCGGTAGGTACAATGGGTGCTGTGATCCGTATCAAGGAACCTATACGAAACAAAATCCAATTATTCGATATTGGGATCTGGGGACCTGCAATGAGTCTGGTACTTTCTATTCCTTGTATTGTGATCGGATTATATAATTCTCAATTAGTTTCTCTCGCAGAAAGAACCGCGATACTACAAGCCCGTCCAGAATTGATGGATATTCATTTTGGAGATAGTATTCTCACTTATCTTCTATCCCAGAAAATTTTGGGCCCTTTTGATTCTTCTCTCTTTACTGTGGAATACAATCCTTTGGCGTTTGCGGGTTGGGTTGGGCTTTTAATTACTGCATTAAATCTTTTACCTTTCGGTCAATTAGATGGTGGTCATGTTGTTTATTCATTAGCAGGAGAAGGTTATAGAAAGTGGATCTACTATTTGTTTTCCGTATTTCTTTTGCTTTCTCTTTGGAATTATTCGTGGATCTTATGGGGATTGCTCATCTATTATTTTATCAGAGTGGAACATCCTTTTGTCCCGGATGCTTCTTATCCAATTGGTAAATTTAGAAAGATATTTGGCTGGGGTATGTTATTATCCTTCCTGCTTATTTTTCCAATCTCTCCGATCACTGTCGTATCCTCTTCCGGAACAAAAAGCAGTTTAGGGGAAGACCTCTGGAATATTCTACTCGAAGTATTTTCAAAATGA
- a CDS encoding MATE family efflux transporter encodes MSFLLEKKFLTLTFFNIVANLTVPLTSFADVAVLGQLESHTYVAGVALSNVLFDYLFWGFSFLRMSTTGLTAQAEGNEDNKESFQILLRSLLLGLGIGVLILLSKTYLEEFGFSVLEGEKEVKSAGGEYFKSRIISAPATLCNFVLTGWFLGRSKSVTVLVVTVIANLVNIGLNIWFILFLDWKAYGAGIATSISQYLMCAFFLVLLFKEKDRFSQVYHQIRIFSLKGYTSLLSLNSDIMIRTLLLITTFSLFRNYSSGLGSETLAANAILHQLILIGAFWIDGAAIAMETVAGNLKGNNNLEGLRKILKMAIVSGFGISLFFCILILLPAEFLFELFSKSKPVVALAKEYGYWIAPVLIFGSFAFIFDGFFLGISEGKILRNSMIASSLIFFFPIAYWGKIENNNHILWLSLSSYMLGRAITLGIVAYKRYFITRQGSFS; translated from the coding sequence CTGAGTTTTCTTTTGGAAAAAAAATTTCTCACTCTTACATTCTTCAATATAGTTGCAAACTTAACTGTTCCACTTACGAGTTTTGCCGACGTTGCGGTACTCGGCCAATTAGAATCTCATACCTATGTAGCGGGCGTTGCTCTCTCTAATGTATTATTCGATTATCTGTTTTGGGGATTTTCATTCTTAAGAATGAGTACCACAGGCCTTACTGCCCAAGCAGAAGGAAACGAAGACAATAAAGAATCCTTTCAGATACTTTTAAGATCTTTATTGCTCGGACTTGGGATTGGTGTTTTGATCCTACTCTCTAAAACGTACTTAGAAGAATTTGGGTTTTCTGTTTTAGAAGGTGAAAAAGAAGTAAAATCCGCAGGTGGAGAATATTTTAAATCCAGGATTATAAGTGCACCTGCAACACTTTGTAATTTTGTACTCACAGGTTGGTTTTTGGGAAGATCCAAAAGTGTTACTGTTTTAGTAGTAACCGTAATTGCAAACCTAGTCAATATAGGACTGAATATTTGGTTTATTCTATTCTTAGATTGGAAAGCTTATGGAGCCGGGATTGCAACTTCCATCAGCCAATATCTAATGTGCGCATTTTTCCTTGTTTTATTATTTAAGGAGAAGGACCGCTTCTCTCAAGTTTACCATCAGATACGCATCTTCTCTCTGAAAGGATATACGTCTTTGCTGTCTTTGAATTCTGATATAATGATCCGAACATTACTTTTGATCACAACATTCAGTTTGTTTAGAAATTATAGCTCCGGATTGGGATCAGAAACATTAGCAGCAAATGCAATCCTTCACCAATTGATATTGATCGGCGCATTTTGGATAGATGGTGCAGCGATCGCAATGGAAACAGTTGCAGGAAATCTAAAAGGAAACAATAACTTAGAAGGCCTAAGAAAGATCCTAAAAATGGCAATCGTTTCAGGTTTCGGGATCTCTTTGTTTTTTTGTATTTTAATCCTTCTTCCTGCCGAATTCTTATTCGAATTATTTAGTAAATCCAAACCGGTTGTAGCTCTTGCAAAAGAGTATGGCTATTGGATCGCACCGGTTTTGATCTTTGGATCTTTTGCATTCATATTCGATGGATTCTTCTTAGGAATTTCAGAAGGTAAAATCCTAAGAAATTCAATGATTGCAAGCTCCCTCATATTCTTCTTTCCGATTGCTTATTGGGGAAAGATCGAGAATAATAATCATATTCTCTGGCTTTCACTCTCTTCCTATATGTTAGGAAGAGCGATCACACTTGGAATTGTTGCTTATAAAAGATACTTTATAACCCGACAAGGATCTTTCAGTTAG